A genomic window from Lycium barbarum isolate Lr01 chromosome 4, ASM1917538v2, whole genome shotgun sequence includes:
- the LOC132638444 gene encoding polygalacturonase-like, whose protein sequence is MANLIISCIIVLFSSVFLFMELSNAATTYNVLSFGAKPNGQTDATEPFLKAWGAACSSVEPATIYVPRGRYLIKSATFRGPCKNRITVKIDGTLVAPLDYWEIGNSGYWLVFIKVNGISVIGGNFDAKGAAFWECRKSGKNCPVGARSITFNWANDVEISGLLSINSQVTHLVINSCNNVMVRNVRMIAPDQSPNTDGIHVQSSTGVTITGCRIKTGDDCISIGPGTRNLWMEKILCGPGHGVSIGSLGRNYEEDGVQNVTLTYSIFTGSDNGLRIKSWARPSTGFVNSINYRNIVMKYVDNPIIIDQNYCPNNEDCPGQTSGVKISEVTYKNIQGTSTTQVAMKFDCSPSNPCERIQIQDIKLTHMNKKAKSFCKNVQGIKKGVILPDSCI, encoded by the exons ATGGCTAACCTGATAATATCTTGCATTATTGTCCTCTTCTCTTCTGTATTTTTATTCATGGAATTATCAAATGCAGCAACAACTTACAATGTGCTAAGCTTTGGTGCAAAACCAAATGGCCAAACTGATGCAACTGAGCCATTTCTAAAGGCATGGGGAGCTGCATGCAGCTCAGTGGAACCGGCAACCATTTACGTTCCACGGGGGCGTTATCTAATAAAATCAGCAACATTTAGGGGGCCATGTAAAAATAGAATTACTGTAAAGATTGATGGAACACTTGTGGCACCATTGGATTATTGGGAAATTGGCAACTCAGGCTACTGGCTAGTGTTCATTAAGGTTAACGGGATTTCGGTCATTGGTGGAAATTTTGATGCTAAAGGAGCTGCCTTTTGGGAATGCCGGAAGTCAGGCAAGAATTGCCCAGTTGGAGCTAGG TCGATAACCTTCAATTGGGCTAATGATGTTGAGATAAGTGGCTTACTATCAATCAACAGCCAGGTAACACACCTTGTGATCAATAGCTGCAACAACGTGATGGTTCGAAATGTAAGAATGATAGCCCCAGACCAGAGCCCAAACACAGATGGCATACATGTTCAATCATCAACCGGTGTTACTATCACTGGTTGTAGAATCAAAACTGGAGATGACTGTATATCTATTGGTCCTGGCACAAGAAACCTTTGGATGGAGAAAATTTTATGTGGACCCGGACATGGTGTTAG TATTGGAAGTCTTGGAAGGAATTATGAAGAAGATGGAGTTCAGAATGTGACATTGACTTACTCTATATTCACAGGATCTGATAATGGATTAAGAATAAAATCTTGGGCAAGACCGAGCACCGGTTTTGTCAACAGCATTAATTATCGTAACATAGTCATGAAGTACGTTGACAATCCAATCATCATTGATCAAAATTATTGCCCCAACAACGAAGATTGTCCAGGACAG ACATCTGGTGTAAAGATTAGTGAAGTAACATATAAAAATATACAAGGGACGTCGACAACTCAAGTAGCTATGAAATTTGACTGCAGCCCGAGCAATCCATGCGAAAGAATCCAAATACAAGACATAAAGCTCACTCATATGAACAAAAAGGCAAAATCATTTTGCAAGAACGTTCAAGGAATTAAGAAAGGAGTCATTTTGCCTGATAGTTGTATATAA